From Moraxella sp. K1664, one genomic window encodes:
- a CDS encoding DMT family transporter, whose amino-acid sequence MPHTNTPNTQNLFSMIGLVIGCVLFGLGSLIVAHVDSVGAYAMAFWRLSVSALIFLSLALIFRQPFPNSRRAVILALISGGALGLDLGLWHESIYAVGPGISTLLNSLQIFFLAFIAFAWFGEKQTKLQLFSLVLASIGVALIASPEFAHNSSALWGFVSGILSGAFLAVSMSFVRRTHEVADVAIFPMMTLVGVGGALALLPLMLMFDVGKILPTTLPEWGWILVYGAVMQCMAWGLIAYSIPKIALSLTGLLLLTEPVATLIIDYFWLDKPIDAMQWGGAFLVMFAIYLGSPRKG is encoded by the coding sequence ATGCCCCACACAAACACCCCCAACACCCAAAACCTATTTTCCATGATAGGTTTGGTTATCGGCTGTGTGCTGTTTGGGCTTGGCAGTCTCATTGTCGCCCATGTGGATAGCGTGGGGGCGTATGCCATGGCGTTTTGGCGACTGAGTGTGTCGGCACTCATCTTTTTATCGCTTGCTCTGATATTTCGCCAGCCTTTCCCCAATTCACGGCGTGCGGTCATCTTGGCACTCATCTCAGGCGGTGCGTTGGGGCTTGATTTGGGGCTTTGGCATGAGAGCATCTATGCCGTAGGGCCGGGCATTTCTACTTTATTAAATAGCTTGCAGATTTTCTTTTTGGCATTCATCGCCTTTGCGTGGTTTGGCGAAAAACAGACCAAATTACAACTGTTTAGCCTGGTACTTGCGTCCATTGGCGTGGCACTCATCGCAAGCCCTGAATTTGCTCACAACTCGTCCGCTTTGTGGGGTTTTGTGTCGGGGATTTTGTCGGGGGCGTTTTTGGCGGTGTCCATGTCCTTTGTCAGACGTACGCATGAAGTGGCAGATGTGGCGATTTTCCCCATGATGACTTTGGTGGGCGTGGGCGGTGCGTTGGCTCTATTGCCACTCATGCTGATGTTTGATGTGGGTAAAATCCTACCAACTACCCTGCCCGAATGGGGCTGGATACTCGTCTATGGGGCGGTCATGCAGTGTATGGCGTGGGGGCTAATTGCCTATTCTATCCCCAAAATCGCTTTGTCTTTGACGGGACTGCTACTTTTGACCGAACCTGTTGCCACGCTCATCATTGATTATTTTTGGCTAGATAAACCGATTGATGCCATGCAATGGGGCGGGGCGTTTTTGGTAATGTTTGCCATTTATTTGGGGTCGCCCAGAAAGGGATAA
- a CDS encoding DUF302 domain-containing protein has protein sequence MKTPSLALLALTLSLSACTAISPVHEPTKATAMTHTNLISPYDFNTTVSRLKSAIQSKGMTVFATIDHAKAAQDDGMTMQPATVIIYGSPKAGTPLMKKDPAFALALPLKVLITETDGQVQVIYTPANELIKGSQIQPSDVANTLANAEKLIKTVLGQ, from the coding sequence ATGAAAACCCCCAGCTTGGCCTTGCTTGCCCTAACCTTATCGCTTAGTGCATGTACTGCCATCAGTCCTGTCCACGAACCAACAAAAGCCACCGCCATGACTCACACCAATCTAATTAGCCCTTATGATTTTAATACCACGGTTAGTCGCCTAAAATCTGCCATCCAAAGCAAAGGCATGACTGTATTTGCCACCATTGATCACGCCAAAGCTGCCCAAGATGACGGTATGACCATGCAACCTGCCACCGTGATTATCTATGGCAGCCCCAAAGCAGGCACACCGCTCATGAAAAAAGACCCTGCTTTTGCCCTAGCATTACCCTTAAAGGTGCTAATCACCGAAACTGATGGGCAGGTACAGGTCATATACACCCCTGCCAATGAGTTGATTAAAGGCAGTCAAATACAGCCGTCTGACGTGGCAAATACCCTTGCCAATGCTGAAAAATTGATTAAAACGGTGTTGGGGCAATAA
- the secE gene encoding preprotein translocase subunit SecE, with the protein MSDNKNNPQNDTKSDLETRLADAKATAESLLNKRKAVVVSEENVVDVATTRSGVDIVLWLIAISALISSTLISTYLPRYWAPATESITQLLITAGLVLLAVICLAFTHQGRAFKVLLKDAGIELRRVTWPTKNETFKYTWQVIVVMIIVGFIVWLLDNLFNYLLGFILH; encoded by the coding sequence ATGAGCGACAATAAGAATAATCCCCAAAACGACACCAAAAGCGATTTAGAAACTCGCTTGGCAGACGCCAAAGCCACTGCCGAGAGCCTACTAAATAAACGCAAAGCCGTTGTCGTCTCCGAAGAAAATGTCGTTGATGTGGCAACCACTCGCTCTGGTGTGGATATCGTGCTGTGGCTCATCGCTATTTCGGCACTTATTAGCTCTACCTTGATTTCTACTTATTTGCCACGCTATTGGGCACCTGCCACCGAGTCAATCACTCAGCTGCTTATCACGGCAGGACTTGTGCTGTTGGCGGTGATTTGCCTTGCCTTTACCCATCAAGGACGAGCCTTTAAAGTATTGCTAAAAGACGCAGGCATTGAGCTTCGCCGTGTGACATGGCCGACCAAAAACGAGACCTTTAAATACACATGGCAGGTCATTGTGGTGATGATTATCGTGGGTTTTATCGTGTGGCTTTTAGATAATTTATTTAATTATCTACTTGGGTTTATTTTGCATTAA
- the nusG gene encoding transcription termination/antitermination protein NusG, with protein MMRWYIIQAFSGYEKQVQRALIERIKRSELSEYFGDVLVPTEEVIEMRDGKKRTVEHKLFPGYVLIEMEMREDTWHVVKDCPNISGFIGGTKDQPAPITKVEADRILNRINKGADAPRPKTMFEPGEEVLIIDGPFADFKGMVKKVDCEKSKLSLTVSVFSRPTDVEIEFAKVEKTV; from the coding sequence ATCATGCGTTGGTATATCATTCAAGCATTTTCAGGTTATGAAAAACAAGTTCAACGTGCCTTAATTGAACGTATCAAAAGAAGTGAGCTGTCCGAGTATTTCGGTGATGTGCTTGTGCCGACCGAAGAAGTGATTGAAATGCGTGATGGCAAAAAACGCACCGTTGAACATAAACTATTTCCCGGTTATGTGCTTATTGAAATGGAAATGCGTGAAGATACATGGCATGTGGTTAAAGACTGCCCGAACATCTCAGGCTTTATCGGTGGCACCAAAGACCAACCTGCCCCCATCACCAAAGTAGAAGCTGACCGCATTCTAAACCGCATCAATAAAGGTGCAGACGCTCCAAGACCGAAGACCATGTTTGAGCCAGGTGAAGAAGTGCTTATCATCGACGGGCCTTTTGCCGACTTTAAAGGCATGGTCAAAAAAGTGGATTGTGAAAAATCCAAACTGTCTTTGACGGTCAGTGTGTTTAGTCGTCCGACAGACGTTGAGATTGAATTTGCAAAAGTTGAAAAAACAGTTTAA